The proteins below come from a single Comamonas antarctica genomic window:
- the pheA gene encoding prephenate dehydratase — protein MPSNNNTPERHSVINTPQASPDLADLRQQIDSIDQQLLSLVNQRARVAEQVGEVKKREGTPFFRPDRVAQVIQKIEAANPGPLKATHVSAIWREIMSACLALESPQRVAVLGPAGTFCEQAAVDYFGGAADLMYCANFDEVFHATAAGSAQYGVVGVENSTEGVVTRSLDMFLHTPCHVVGEVSLLIRHNLLRLSNSLDGIEVVVAHPQALAQCQGWLSKHLPHAERRPVDSNAEGARLASLNPSWAGLAGERAAQQFGLHTVAHAIQDEAYNRTRFAIICLPQTLAMPQATGKDSTSLIISVPNRPGAVHDLLVPLKTHGVSMTRFESRPARTGQWEYYFYIDLAGHPSEPHVAKALAELQGLCAFYKMLGAYPTPA, from the coding sequence ATGCCTTCGAACAACAACACGCCTGAGAGACACTCTGTGATCAACACGCCCCAAGCCTCGCCCGACCTCGCCGACCTGCGCCAGCAGATCGACAGCATCGACCAACAGCTGCTGTCGCTGGTCAACCAGCGCGCGCGCGTTGCCGAGCAGGTCGGTGAAGTCAAGAAACGCGAAGGCACACCGTTCTTCCGGCCCGACCGCGTGGCCCAGGTCATCCAGAAGATCGAGGCCGCCAACCCCGGCCCGCTGAAGGCCACGCACGTCTCGGCCATCTGGCGCGAGATCATGTCCGCCTGCCTGGCGCTGGAGTCGCCCCAGCGCGTGGCGGTGCTCGGCCCGGCAGGGACCTTCTGCGAGCAGGCCGCGGTCGACTATTTCGGCGGCGCCGCCGACCTGATGTATTGCGCCAACTTCGACGAGGTGTTCCACGCCACGGCCGCGGGCAGCGCCCAGTACGGCGTGGTCGGCGTCGAGAACTCGACCGAAGGCGTGGTCACGCGCTCGCTCGACATGTTCCTGCACACGCCCTGCCATGTGGTCGGCGAGGTCAGCCTGCTGATCCGCCACAACCTGCTGCGGCTGAGCAACTCGCTGGACGGCATCGAGGTCGTGGTCGCGCACCCGCAGGCGCTGGCGCAGTGCCAGGGCTGGTTGTCCAAGCACCTGCCGCATGCCGAGCGCCGCCCGGTCGACAGCAATGCCGAGGGCGCACGCCTGGCCTCGCTGAACCCGAGCTGGGCCGGCCTCGCCGGCGAGCGCGCGGCGCAGCAGTTCGGCCTGCATACCGTGGCCCATGCGATCCAGGACGAAGCCTACAACCGCACGCGCTTCGCCATCATCTGCCTGCCGCAGACGCTGGCCATGCCACAGGCGACGGGCAAGGATTCGACCAGCCTGATCATTTCCGTGCCCAACCGCCCCGGCGCCGTGCACGACCTGCTGGTGCCGCTCAAGACGCACGGCGTGTCGATGACGCGCTTCGAGTCGCGCCCCGCGCGCACCGGCCAGTGGGAGTACTACTTCTATATCGACCTGGCAGGCCACCCGAGCGAGCCGCATGTGGCCAAGGCGCTCGCGGAACTGCAGGGCCTGTGCGCGTTCTACAAGATGCTGGGCGCCTACCCCACGCCGGCATGA
- the serC gene encoding 3-phosphoserine/phosphohydroxythreonine transaminase — MNRPYNFSAGPAAIPAEVLELAASEMLDWHGSGMGVMEMSHRGKEFMSIYEQAEADLRELLAVPANFKILFMQGGGLAENAIVPMNLAHLGTADFVLTGSWSQKSLKEARKYVSEAHVAASAEDSNFTAIPPTSSWDLSRGASYVHLCTNETIHGVEFHELPDLKALGSDAPLVIDFSSQVASRPVDWSRVGLAFGGAQKNIGPAGLTIVVVREDLLGHALPVCPSAFDYKIVADNQSMFNTPPTWGIYVAGLTFQWLKRQREGELSGIAAMEQRNIAKAELLYRSIDQSQLYVNKVAANCRSRMNIPFFLRNEALNDAFLAGAKERGLLQLKGHKSVGGMRASIYNAMPLAGVQALVDYMHAFEQQHA, encoded by the coding sequence ATGAACCGTCCGTACAACTTTTCCGCCGGCCCCGCCGCCATTCCCGCCGAAGTCCTGGAACTGGCGGCTTCCGAGATGCTCGACTGGCACGGCAGCGGCATGGGCGTGATGGAAATGAGCCACCGCGGCAAGGAGTTCATGTCGATCTACGAGCAGGCCGAAGCCGACCTGCGCGAGCTGCTGGCGGTTCCGGCGAACTTCAAGATCCTGTTCATGCAGGGCGGCGGGCTTGCCGAGAATGCCATCGTGCCGATGAACCTGGCGCACCTGGGCACGGCGGACTTCGTGCTGACCGGCAGCTGGAGCCAGAAGTCGCTCAAGGAGGCGCGCAAGTATGTGTCCGAGGCGCATGTCGCGGCCAGCGCCGAAGACAGCAACTTCACCGCGATCCCGCCGACCTCCAGCTGGGACCTGAGCCGCGGCGCAAGCTATGTGCACCTGTGCACCAACGAGACCATCCATGGCGTCGAGTTCCATGAGCTGCCCGACCTGAAGGCGCTGGGCTCCGATGCCCCGCTGGTCATCGACTTCTCCTCGCAGGTGGCTTCGCGTCCGGTCGACTGGAGCCGCGTCGGCCTGGCCTTTGGCGGTGCGCAGAAGAACATCGGCCCGGCCGGGCTCACCATCGTCGTCGTGCGCGAAGACCTGCTCGGCCATGCCCTGCCCGTGTGCCCCAGTGCATTTGACTACAAGATCGTGGCCGATAACCAGTCGATGTTCAACACGCCGCCGACCTGGGGCATCTACGTCGCCGGCCTGACCTTCCAGTGGCTCAAGCGCCAGCGCGAAGGCGAGCTGTCCGGCATTGCCGCAATGGAGCAGCGCAACATCGCCAAGGCCGAGCTGCTGTACCGCAGCATCGACCAGTCGCAGCTGTATGTGAACAAGGTCGCAGCCAACTGCCGCTCGCGCATGAACATCCCGTTCTTCCTGCGCAACGAGGCGCTCAACGACGCTTTCCTGGCCGGCGCCAAGGAGCGCGGCTTGCTGCAGCTCAAGGGCCACAAGTCGGTGGGCGGCATGCGCGCGAGCATCTACAACGCCATGCCGCTGGCCGGCGTCCAGGCGCTGGTCGACTACATGCATGCCTTCGAACAACAACACGCCTGA